The following proteins are encoded in a genomic region of Arcobacter cloacae:
- a CDS encoding RNA recognition motif domain-containing protein encodes MNIYVGNLSYRMNDNELEGIFAKFGAVKSAKVIMDKETGKSKGFGFVEMAEASAGASAIEALNGNDCEGRTLRVNEAKPREERPRRQF; translated from the coding sequence ATGAACATTTACGTAGGTAATTTATCATACAGAATGAATGATAATGAGTTAGAAGGAATCTTCGCAAAATTTGGTGCAGTGAAAAGTGCAAAAGTAATCATGGATAAAGAAACAGGAAAATCTAAAGGATTTGGTTTCGTTGAAATGGCAGAAGCATCAGCTGGAGCTTCAGCAATCGAAGCTTTAAATGGTAACGATTGTGAAGGTAGAACGTTAAGAGTTAACGAAGCTAAACCTAGAGAAGAAAGACCAAGAAGACAATTCTAA
- a CDS encoding response regulator transcription factor, whose protein sequence is MKILLLEDDLILNEIIEEHLVLQDNDVISTFSGYEAQNYLYSETFDLLLLDVNVPDINGFELLKELRAQNIKTPAIFITSLNMADDMQKGFESGCDDYIKKPFDLKELDLRINNIKRFFNISPQNITIIDEKISLDNENLTIITENKKIQITKKESEVLLYLIKNCSKIVSIEELTLNLWAYVDSPTASTIRTYIKNLRKFIGEDKISNIRGVGYRFNKK, encoded by the coding sequence ATGAAGATTTTGCTATTAGAAGATGATTTAATTTTGAATGAGATTATCGAAGAGCATTTAGTTTTACAAGATAATGATGTGATTTCCACATTTAGTGGGTATGAAGCTCAAAATTATCTATATTCTGAAACCTTTGATTTATTACTTTTAGATGTAAATGTTCCTGATATAAACGGATTTGAGTTATTAAAAGAGTTAAGAGCTCAAAATATAAAAACACCAGCCATATTTATAACATCTTTAAATATGGCTGATGATATGCAAAAAGGTTTTGAAAGTGGTTGTGATGACTATATAAAAAAGCCTTTTGATTTAAAAGAATTAGACTTACGAATAAACAATATTAAAAGATTTTTTAATATTTCTCCCCAAAACATAACAATTATTGATGAGAAAATATCTTTAGATAATGAAAACTTAACAATTATTACTGAAAATAAAAAGATTCAAATTACAAAAAAAGAGAGTGAAGTTTTATTATATTTAATAAAAAACTGTTCAAAAATAGTAAGTATAGAAGAATTAACACTTAATCTTTGGGCATATGTAGATAGTCCTACTGCTTCGACCATAAGAACTTATATAAAAAATCTAAGAAAATTTATTGGTGAAGATAAAATAAGTAATATAAGAGGAGTTGGTTATCGATTTAACAAGAAGTGA
- a CDS encoding sensor histidine kinase gives MVIDLTRSEKTTFFRFLFLYLGSSLILMLFVAFFYYQNEKTLYIDLVKSNMQNIISKASNEVIVSHMMQQKFDKEKYLNSNEYKISFYDENKNFLFGSLKENIDFSSKFIFNDNYLLLVDNSTVGHLGVEYIVLKDSSLMKKIEELKFSIITIFLFSYLFISIVGIYLAKLFLKPIKEERIKLNNFIKDTTHELNTPISAIIMSTQNEKLSAKQIERIRLSANRISEIYKDLTFIFLENKQKSTLLEELDLSIIIKEQIDSFEPLYLKKKLEVAYELEPTIFKINKDDFIRLFNNLFSNAIKYNKMNGKIEIVLKNRVLIVKDSGIGINKEKLKDIYKRYYRATNQSGGFGLGLNIVNMICKTYDVKIEVDSLENKGTTFTLKFK, from the coding sequence TTGGTTATCGATTTAACAAGAAGTGAAAAAACTACATTTTTTAGGTTTTTATTTTTATATTTAGGTTCTTCATTGATTTTAATGCTTTTTGTTGCATTTTTTTATTATCAAAATGAAAAAACACTCTATATTGATTTGGTTAAATCAAATATGCAAAATATAATTTCTAAAGCTTCAAATGAAGTTATTGTTTCACATATGATGCAACAAAAATTTGATAAAGAGAAATATTTAAATTCAAATGAATATAAAATATCTTTTTATGATGAAAATAAAAATTTTCTTTTTGGAAGTCTAAAAGAAAATATTGATTTCTCTTCTAAATTCATTTTTAATGATAACTATCTACTTTTAGTAGATAATTCAACTGTTGGGCATTTAGGAGTTGAATATATAGTTTTAAAAGATTCTAGTTTAATGAAAAAAATTGAAGAGTTAAAATTCTCAATTATTACAATATTTTTATTCTCTTATTTATTTATCTCTATTGTAGGAATTTATTTGGCAAAACTTTTTTTAAAGCCAATAAAAGAAGAAAGAATCAAACTAAACAACTTTATAAAAGATACTACCCATGAATTAAATACACCTATAAGTGCAATTATTATGTCAACTCAAAATGAAAAATTGAGTGCTAAACAAATAGAAAGAATAAGATTAAGTGCAAATAGAATATCAGAAATTTATAAAGATTTGACATTTATATTTTTAGAAAATAAACAAAAATCAACACTTTTAGAAGAATTAGATTTATCAATTATAATTAAAGAACAAATTGATAGTTTTGAACCTTTATATTTGAAAAAAAAATTAGAAGTTGCTTATGAGCTTGAACCTACTATTTTTAAAATAAATAAGGATGATTTTATAAGACTATTCAATAATCTTTTTTCAAATGCAATAAAATACAATAAAATGAATGGAAAAATAGAGATAGTTCTAAAAAATAGAGTTCTAATTGTAAAAGACTCAGGAATTGGTATAAATAAAGAGAAATTGAAAGATATATATAAACGCTATTATCGTGCCACAAACCAAAGTGGTGGCTTTGGTTTGGGTTTAAATATCGTAAATATGATTTGTAAAACTTATGATGTAAAAATTGAAGTTGATTCTTTAGAAAATAAAGGAACAACTTTTACTTTAAAGTTTAAATAG
- a CDS encoding sensor domain-containing diguanylate cyclase yields MEKLIQLKEFSYLLKVNRNTIVDRWIETQDTQNIFLTHQLILNTEQKKIFYEFFDCIIASMQWEIDLSNCPIKDKFLQILTKASFSTNDFFTLFTSLKNSINSFFQKEGILSFALLNDIEKNFLNIIKELYIAYEQINEFKSLPKDDNTNLLNQYKKAVDLSNIVSKTNPKGIITYVNDKFCEVSGYRRDELIGKPHNIVRHPMMSSNVFQELWSTIKNKNPWSGLITNLRKDGRTYVVYSTIIPILDIDGDITEFIAIRNDVTEFEQAKEQLSTLNKAMKHKVDELYSITQTLEQQASIDVLTGVFNRMKFEEFFDLELQKAKMQRTSLSIILLDIDDFKNINDNFGHHIGDNILRLITKLISENIRSTDTLSRWGGEEFVILLPGTDLERAKFVANNIKKIICEHKFDNIEGKVTCSFGVATCNSDDDKESLFKRVDTILYRAKNSGKNVVIAEDDFYAI; encoded by the coding sequence ATGGAAAAGCTTATTCAGTTAAAAGAATTTTCTTATTTATTAAAGGTAAATAGAAATACAATAGTTGATCGTTGGATAGAAACTCAAGATACACAAAATATCTTTTTAACTCATCAATTAATTCTAAATACAGAACAAAAAAAAATATTTTATGAATTTTTTGATTGTATTATTGCTTCTATGCAATGGGAGATTGACCTTTCTAATTGTCCAATAAAAGATAAGTTTTTACAAATCTTAACAAAGGCCTCTTTTAGTACAAATGATTTTTTTACACTCTTTACATCATTAAAAAACTCTATAAACTCTTTTTTCCAAAAAGAGGGGATTTTATCATTTGCATTACTAAATGATATTGAAAAGAATTTTTTAAACATTATAAAAGAGTTATATATTGCTTATGAACAAATAAATGAGTTTAAATCTCTCCCAAAAGATGACAATACAAATCTACTTAATCAATACAAAAAAGCCGTTGATTTAAGTAATATCGTTTCAAAGACAAATCCAAAAGGGATAATAACTTATGTAAATGATAAATTTTGTGAAGTATCAGGTTATAGAAGAGATGAACTAATTGGAAAGCCTCACAATATTGTAAGACATCCTATGATGTCTAGCAATGTTTTTCAAGAACTTTGGAGTACCATAAAAAATAAAAATCCTTGGAGTGGTTTAATTACAAACCTTAGAAAAGATGGTAGAACTTATGTAGTTTATTCTACTATCATTCCTATTTTAGATATTGATGGTGATATTACAGAGTTTATAGCAATTAGAAATGATGTAACAGAATTTGAACAAGCAAAAGAACAACTTAGCACATTAAATAAAGCTATGAAACATAAAGTTGATGAACTTTACTCAATTACTCAAACTTTGGAACAACAAGCATCAATTGATGTATTAACAGGTGTTTTTAATAGAATGAAATTTGAAGAGTTTTTTGATTTAGAGTTGCAAAAAGCAAAAATGCAAAGAACAAGTTTAAGTATCATACTTCTTGATATTGATGATTTTAAAAATATAAATGATAATTTTGGTCACCACATTGGAGACAATATTCTTCGTTTAATAACAAAGCTAATTTCTGAAAATATTAGAAGCACTGATACCTTATCAAGATGGGGAGGAGAAGAGTTTGTTATACTACTTCCTGGCACTGATTTAGAAAGGGCAAAATTTGTGGCAAATAATATTAAAAAAATTATTTGTGAACACAAATTTGACAATATTGAAGGGAAAGTTACTTGTAGCTTTGGAGTGGCCACTTGTAATAGCGATGATGATAAAGAGTCTTTATTTAAAAGAGTTGATACTATTTTATATAGAGCAAAAAATAGTGGTAAGAATGTAGTTATAGCAGAAGATGATTTTTATGCTATTTAA
- a CDS encoding FixH family protein, whose product MKSLLKIMMVLVIAVSFLKAEPIKQSGEKDGYDVILTTKKSLVVGDNEFFVELQKDEKAVTTAKVKAKFFMPEMPGMPYMEYEDNAVLENGIYKMKINFSMGGTWQYHIKFKTDDGIVHTIRGSVNL is encoded by the coding sequence ATGAAAAGTTTATTGAAAATAATGATGGTTTTAGTTATAGCTGTATCTTTTTTAAAAGCAGAGCCAATAAAACAATCAGGGGAAAAAGATGGTTATGATGTTATTTTAACAACAAAAAAATCTTTAGTTGTAGGAGATAATGAATTTTTTGTAGAGTTACAAAAAGATGAAAAAGCAGTTACAACAGCAAAAGTAAAAGCAAAGTTCTTTATGCCAGAAATGCCAGGAATGCCTTATATGGAATATGAAGATAATGCAGTTTTAGAAAATGGAATTTATAAAATGAAAATAAATTTTTCTATGGGTGGAACTTGGCAATATCATATAAAGTTTAAAACAGATGATGGAATAGTTCATACTATTAGAGGAAGCGTGAATTTATAA
- a CDS encoding TolC family protein, translated as MIKILLSSFLASSLLSAITIDELVSKSIEKNIDLKGFEKSIQVANEQIKVSKNWKNPMLAFKTNEIMFDKPLSNQKEYGIELSQVIPVGSKLDIEESIAKKDKNIQIFSLEDKKLELEAKIYEYSYTILILEKRYEILEFYQKNLDKLEDLYNSLYKYQKASLNEILNTQISKLDLKIELENLKTSIDNAYLNLEQISYEKIENISEKLSLKAISKEFIESDLLTHPKVKALEENSLKYKEIAKLEEANKFSEVTLSVEYMQNKEQDFANISVAIPLPIYKTENLNKVKANLNSNETNDRLQSLLHNLRLQNKIYLNSLNQSAKNYELIQKEIIPLKEKIQKNLENYNSFDLIKPQDSLTNLNELLNYEIKALEEALKYYEAYSQLIYFSNKGIK; from the coding sequence ATGATAAAAATATTACTAAGTTCATTTCTTGCAAGTTCACTATTAAGTGCTATAACAATAGATGAATTAGTAAGCAAAAGTATTGAAAAAAATATTGATTTAAAAGGTTTTGAAAAGTCTATACAAGTTGCAAATGAACAGATTAAAGTTTCAAAAAATTGGAAAAATCCAATGCTTGCTTTTAAAACAAATGAAATAATGTTTGATAAACCTTTATCAAATCAAAAAGAGTATGGAATCGAACTCTCGCAGGTTATTCCTGTTGGGAGTAAACTTGATATTGAAGAGAGTATTGCAAAAAAAGATAAAAATATTCAGATATTTTCTCTTGAAGACAAAAAATTAGAGTTAGAAGCAAAAATATATGAATATAGTTATACTATTTTAATCTTGGAAAAAAGATATGAGATATTAGAGTTTTATCAAAAAAATTTAGATAAATTGGAAGATTTATATAACTCTTTGTATAAATATCAAAAAGCTTCATTAAATGAGATTTTAAATACACAAATTTCAAAATTGGACTTAAAAATAGAACTTGAAAATCTTAAAACTTCAATAGATAATGCATATTTAAATTTAGAACAAATAAGTTATGAAAAAATTGAGAATATAAGTGAAAAATTAAGTTTAAAAGCTATTTCAAAGGAATTTATAGAAAGTGATTTATTAACTCATCCAAAAGTAAAAGCCTTAGAAGAGAATAGTTTAAAATATAAAGAAATTGCAAAACTTGAAGAAGCTAATAAATTCTCTGAAGTAACTTTAAGTGTTGAATATATGCAAAATAAAGAGCAAGATTTTGCAAATATAAGTGTTGCAATTCCACTACCTATTTATAAAACAGAAAATTTAAATAAAGTAAAAGCAAACCTAAATTCGAATGAAACAAATGATAGATTACAAAGTCTTTTGCATAATCTTAGATTACAGAATAAAATATATTTAAACAGTTTAAATCAAAGTGCGAAAAATTATGAATTGATTCAAAAAGAGATTATCCCTTTAAAAGAGAAAATTCAAAAGAATTTAGAAAATTATAATAGTTTTGATTTGATAAAACCACAAGATAGTCTAACAAATTTGAATGAATTACTTAATTATGAGATAAAAGCTTTAGAAGAGGCTTTGAAATATTATGAAGCATATTCACAACTAATCTATTTTTCAAATAAGGGAATAAAATGA
- a CDS encoding efflux RND transporter periplasmic adaptor subunit, with translation MIKIIAICALLFTTFLNANVLDAKQLFNKKVVKVKKEDFSINKSFYGITKIDESSLVDIVSRFDGYITNLYANKSYMSIKKNQPLYSIYSEDIMSIQNELQVAKDFNKNIYNSTLLRLENLDISKQNQQKIKEGKLDSKGLVVTSSVDGILVAKNINNKSFVQKGANLLQLADLQTIWFVASIYQDDLAFVRNNSSANITIDGIDKEIKTKVDFIYPIFDENSKTVDVRFILDNKELNLLPSMFGKVDIEVNKSSKLTLPKTAVLKKAQDYFVFKQINAQEFEPIKIKANRISSNKYEILEGLQENDEVINNALFLLDSDAVTNALYETDNEDW, from the coding sequence ATGATAAAAATAATAGCAATATGTGCCCTACTTTTTACTACATTTTTAAATGCAAATGTTTTAGATGCTAAACAGTTGTTTAATAAAAAAGTAGTAAAAGTTAAAAAAGAGGATTTTTCTATAAATAAAAGTTTTTATGGAATTACAAAAATAGATGAATCCTCATTAGTTGATATTGTAAGTAGATTTGATGGATATATTACAAATTTATATGCAAATAAAAGCTATATGAGTATCAAAAAAAATCAACCTTTATACTCTATTTATTCAGAAGATATTATGTCTATTCAAAATGAGTTGCAAGTTGCAAAAGATTTTAATAAAAATATATATAACTCTACTTTGTTAAGATTAGAAAATCTTGATATTTCAAAACAGAATCAGCAAAAAATAAAAGAAGGAAAATTAGATTCAAAAGGTTTAGTGGTTACCTCAAGCGTTGATGGTATCTTGGTTGCAAAAAATATAAATAATAAAAGTTTTGTTCAAAAAGGAGCAAATTTATTACAACTAGCAGATTTACAGACTATTTGGTTTGTTGCATCTATTTATCAAGATGATTTAGCTTTTGTAAGAAATAATAGTAGTGCAAATATAACTATAGATGGAATAGATAAAGAGATAAAAACAAAAGTTGATTTTATTTACCCTATTTTTGATGAAAATAGTAAAACGGTTGATGTAAGATTCATACTAGATAATAAAGAGCTAAATTTACTTCCTAGTATGTTTGGAAAAGTTGATATTGAAGTAAATAAAAGTTCAAAACTAACTCTTCCAAAAACAGCTGTTTTAAAAAAAGCACAGGATTATTTTGTATTTAAACAAATAAATGCACAAGAGTTTGAACCAATTAAGATAAAAGCAAATAGAATCTCTTCAAATAAATATGAAATATTAGAAGGTTTACAAGAAAACGATGAAGTTATAAATAATGCCCTATTCTTACTTGATTCAGATGCTGTGACAAATGCTTTATATGAAACTGATAATGAAGATTGGTAA
- a CDS encoding efflux RND transporter permease subunit — translation MVENIISYSIKNRFLILFFTFILTIGSFWAVKNTNLDAIPDLSPVQVIVQVEWNGQSPKTIEEQISYPLISSLMSLPNIDTVRAMSSFSNAMIYIIFKDGTDIYDSRSRILEQLSTLQGTFPQGSTVKLGPDATGVGWAYQYALKSNNKSLEELRTLQDYYYKFALLGVDGVSEIATVGGYIKNYEITLNQDKLVQYNLDIQNIKNSIQSNNKDIGGGVILENGFEHIITARGYLKSVYDIENITIQTSNNIPLKLKDIATVNVTSTPRRGMADLNGEGETVGGIVIVRYGENPYSVIQAVKEKLKTLNVPDVEVVEVYDRTSLIDKAIDTLKNTLIEESIIVMIVAGLFLFHFRSALIIIITLPLTVLISFLLMKFLDIGSNIMSLGGIAIAIGAMVDATIVMVENAHKNLQGKDNLTNQERVDIIIKSSKQVGRPIFFALILVVVSFFPIFALSGQEGRLFTPLAFTKTFAMLVGAILSITVVPILMIFLIKGKILSEEKNFINRFFINIYSPFLRLALKLKYLVITIFLGTLIFAYFVYEKQKWEFMPMMNEQTFMYMPVTPYGIGIDLAKELAQKTNQVIKSFPEVENSFAKVGRADSATDPAPLAMIETIITFKPQEHWREGMTHKKLMEEMDKKLQVQGLINSWTYPIRGRIDMLLTGIRTPLGIKLYGNDNKTLEDVSIKIEQILKKYEGTLSVSADKANSGYYLNIKIDEEMISRYNITKDDVLQTISLGVEGTQISTFLDKLERYPITLRYESNQREDITTLENLLIKTNLGFKPLRLFANLEYEEQASVIKSEKGLNVNFVYITPKEGFSTKQYKDETNELLKELELPSGYYFEWAGQSVYLESAMAKMVYIIPITFMIIFILIYLALKDMTYTLIIFFTLPFAITGGIFYIEYLDFNFSIAVIVGFLALLGVAAETSIVMLIYLNEAIQELRQKNQEYSKEMFIEAIYKGAVLRLRPKLMTLFTLLGGLMPIMYIDGVGSEVMQRIAAPMIGGMVSSTFLTLIVIPVIFYIVMFKRNNLSKHLLNNKDIK, via the coding sequence ATGGTTGAAAATATAATCTCATATAGTATAAAAAACAGATTTTTAATACTATTTTTTACATTTATTTTAACTATTGGTTCTTTTTGGGCTGTAAAAAATACCAATCTTGATGCAATTCCAGATTTATCACCTGTTCAGGTAATTGTTCAAGTTGAGTGGAATGGACAAAGTCCAAAAACAATTGAAGAACAAATATCTTATCCTTTGATTTCAAGTTTGATGAGTTTACCAAATATTGATACAGTAAGAGCAATGAGCTCTTTTTCAAATGCAATGATATATATCATTTTTAAAGATGGCACAGATATTTATGATTCAAGAAGTAGAATATTAGAACAATTATCAACCTTACAAGGAACTTTTCCACAAGGTTCAACAGTAAAATTAGGACCTGATGCTACAGGTGTTGGTTGGGCTTATCAATATGCTTTAAAATCAAATAATAAAAGTTTAGAAGAGTTACGAACTCTACAAGATTATTATTATAAATTTGCACTATTAGGTGTTGATGGTGTAAGTGAAATAGCAACAGTTGGTGGATATATAAAAAATTATGAAATAACTTTAAATCAAGATAAGTTAGTTCAATATAATTTAGATATACAAAATATTAAAAATAGTATCCAATCAAACAATAAAGACATTGGTGGAGGAGTAATTTTAGAAAATGGTTTTGAGCATATAATTACAGCTCGTGGTTACCTAAAATCTGTTTATGATATAGAAAATATTACTATTCAAACTTCTAATAATATTCCTTTAAAATTAAAAGATATAGCAACTGTAAATGTAACTTCAACTCCAAGAAGAGGAATGGCTGATTTAAATGGAGAAGGTGAAACAGTTGGAGGAATTGTAATTGTAAGATATGGAGAAAACCCATATTCTGTAATACAAGCTGTAAAAGAGAAACTAAAAACATTAAATGTTCCTGATGTTGAAGTTGTAGAGGTTTATGATAGAACTTCACTAATTGATAAAGCAATAGATACTTTAAAAAATACACTTATTGAAGAATCAATTATAGTTATGATTGTTGCAGGATTGTTTTTATTTCATTTTAGAAGTGCTTTAATTATCATAATTACTCTTCCACTTACTGTACTTATAAGTTTTTTATTGATGAAGTTTTTAGATATAGGCTCAAATATTATGAGTTTAGGAGGAATAGCAATTGCAATTGGTGCAATGGTTGATGCAACTATTGTAATGGTTGAAAATGCTCATAAAAATCTTCAAGGAAAAGATAATCTTACAAATCAAGAAAGAGTTGATATTATTATAAAATCTTCAAAACAAGTTGGAAGACCTATCTTTTTTGCTTTGATTTTAGTAGTAGTCTCTTTTTTCCCAATATTTGCTTTGAGTGGACAAGAGGGAAGATTATTTACTCCTTTAGCATTTACTAAAACTTTTGCTATGTTAGTTGGAGCAATATTATCTATAACTGTTGTTCCAATTTTAATGATATTTTTAATAAAAGGTAAAATTCTAAGTGAAGAAAAAAACTTTATAAATAGATTTTTTATAAATATTTATTCACCTTTTTTAAGATTAGCTTTAAAGTTAAAGTATTTAGTAATAACTATTTTTTTAGGAACTCTTATTTTTGCTTATTTTGTATATGAGAAACAAAAGTGGGAATTTATGCCAATGATGAATGAGCAAACTTTTATGTATATGCCAGTAACTCCTTATGGAATAGGAATAGATTTAGCAAAAGAGTTAGCACAAAAAACAAATCAAGTCATAAAATCTTTTCCTGAAGTTGAAAATTCTTTTGCAAAAGTTGGACGAGCTGATAGTGCAACTGATCCAGCTCCACTTGCTATGATTGAAACAATAATCACTTTTAAACCACAAGAGCATTGGAGAGAAGGAATGACACATAAGAAATTGATGGAAGAGATGGATAAAAAACTTCAAGTTCAAGGACTTATAAATTCATGGACTTATCCAATTAGAGGAAGAATTGATATGCTTTTAACAGGTATTAGAACTCCTCTTGGAATAAAACTTTATGGAAATGATAATAAAACCCTTGAAGATGTCTCTATTAAAATAGAGCAAATTTTGAAAAAATATGAAGGAACTTTATCTGTATCAGCAGATAAGGCAAACTCTGGTTACTACTTGAATATAAAAATAGATGAAGAGATGATCTCAAGATATAACATTACAAAAGATGATGTATTACAAACAATCTCTTTAGGAGTAGAAGGGACACAAATCTCTACGTTTTTGGATAAATTAGAGAGATATCCAATAACATTAAGATATGAATCAAACCAAAGAGAAGATATAACAACATTAGAAAATCTTCTTATAAAAACTAATTTAGGTTTTAAACCTCTTAGACTTTTTGCAAATTTAGAGTATGAAGAACAAGCTTCTGTTATAAAATCAGAAAAAGGGCTAAATGTAAATTTTGTTTACATAACACCAAAAGAAGGTTTTTCAACTAAACAATATAAAGATGAAACAAATGAATTATTAAAAGAGTTAGAGTTACCATCTGGTTACTATTTTGAGTGGGCAGGACAGAGTGTGTATTTAGAATCTGCTATGGCAAAGATGGTATATATTATTCCTATTACATTTATGATTATATTTATATTGATTTATTTAGCTCTTAAAGATATGACATATACTTTAATCATATTTTTTACTCTTCCTTTTGCAATAACAGGAGGAATATTTTATATAGAATATTTGGATTTTAATTTTTCTATAGCTGTTATAGTTGGATTTTTAGCCCTTTTAGGAGTTGCTGCTGAAACTTCTATTGTTATGTTAATTTATTTAAATGAAGCAATACAAGAGTTAAGGCAAAAAAATCAAGAGTATTCTAAAGAGATGTTTATTGAGGCTATTTATAAAGGTGCTGTTTTGAGATTAAGACCAAAACTAATGACACTCTTTACTTTACTTGGTGGATTAATGCCTATTATGTATATAGATGGTGTTGGAAGTGAAGTGATGCAACGAATAGCAGCTCCGATGATTGGAGGAATGGTTAGTTCAACATTTTTGACTCTGATTGTAATACCTGTTATTTTTTATATTGTAATGTTTAAAAGAAATAATCTTTCTAAACATTTACTAAACAATAAAGATATAAAATAA
- a CDS encoding YceI family protein — protein MKLVTRLASAVVLTLGLANASEFTLDKAHTNVGFTVKHLMITNVNGSFKAYDANIDFDTAKKSFNSFSATVETQSIDTGIEKRDDHLRSEDFFFSEMFPKMTFEMKSYEADGDEGKMKGDLTIRGITKPVTLEVEDIAMIKDFDGNNRVGFTLKGKINRMDYDLKWNKALEFGGVAVSDEVKIVVDVQAKEK, from the coding sequence ATGAAATTAGTTACAAGATTAGCAAGTGCAGTTGTATTAACTTTAGGATTAGCAAATGCAAGTGAGTTTACTTTAGATAAAGCTCACACAAATGTAGGGTTTACGGTTAAGCATTTAATGATTACAAATGTAAATGGTAGTTTTAAAGCATATGATGCAAATATTGATTTTGATACAGCAAAAAAAAGTTTTAACTCTTTTAGTGCAACAGTTGAAACACAATCAATTGATACAGGAATTGAAAAAAGAGATGACCACTTAAGAAGTGAAGATTTTTTCTTTTCTGAAATGTTCCCTAAAATGACTTTTGAAATGAAATCTTATGAAGCAGATGGTGATGAAGGTAAAATGAAAGGTGATTTAACAATAAGAGGAATCACAAAACCTGTAACTCTTGAAGTTGAAGATATTGCTATGATTAAAGATTTTGATGGAAATAATAGAGTTGGATTTACATTAAAAGGTAAAATCAATAGAATGGATTATGATTTAAAATGGAATAAAGCTTTAGAATTTGGAGGAGTTGCTGTTTCTGATGAGGTTAAAATAGTTGTTGATGTACAAGCAAAAGAGAAATAG
- a CDS encoding HvfA family oxazolone/thioamide-modified RiPP metallophore, which yields MNMKKVLAGLFLGALLATTSAFANNGSCGAGKCGGEMKKEMKGSCNTGKCGGEMKKEMKGSCNTGKCGGEMKKEMKGSCGAGKCGAEMKDEKKASCGAGKCGSK from the coding sequence ATGAATATGAAAAAAGTTTTAGCAGGATTATTTCTAGGTGCATTACTTGCAACTACATCTGCATTTGCAAACAATGGTTCTTGTGGTGCTGGAAAATGTGGTGGGGAAATGAAAAAAGAGATGAAAGGTTCTTGCAACACTGGAAAATGTGGTGGAGAAATGAAAAAAGAGATGAAAGGTTCTTGCAACACTGGAAAATGTGGTGGAGAAATGAAAAAAGAGATGAAAGGTTCTTGTGGTGCTGGTAAGTGCGGAGCTGAAATGAAAGATGAGAAAAAAGCATCTTGTGGCGCTGGAAAGTGTGGTTCTAAATAA